The proteins below come from a single Oncorhynchus gorbuscha isolate QuinsamMale2020 ecotype Even-year linkage group LG12, OgorEven_v1.0, whole genome shotgun sequence genomic window:
- the LOC123990932 gene encoding protein yippee-like 5, which produces MGRIFLDHIGGTRLFSCANCDTILTNRSELISTRFTGATGRAFLFNKVVNLQYSEVQDRVMLTGRHMVRDVSCKNCNSKLGWIYEFATEDSQRYKEGRVILERALVRESEGFEEHVPSDNS; this is translated from the exons ATGGGCCGGATCTTCCTGGACCACATCGGCGGGACCCGCCTCTTCTCCTGCGCCAACTGTGACACCATCCTGACCAACCGCTCTGAGCTCATCTCCACCCGCTTCACTGGCGCCACGGGCCGAGCCTTCCTCTTCAACAAG GTGGTGAACCTGCAGTACAGCGAGGTGCAGGACCGTGTGATGCTGACGGGCAGACACATGGTGCGAGACGTCAGCTGCAAGAACTGCAACAGCAAGCTGGGCTGGATCTACGAGTTTGCCACAGAAGACAGTCAGCGCTACAAGGAAGGCCGCGTCATCCTCGAAAGGGCGCTAGTAAGGGAGAGCGAGGGCTTCGAGGAGCATGTGCCCTCTGATAACTCCTGA